One genomic segment of Rhizobium viscosum includes these proteins:
- a CDS encoding HlyD family secretion protein: MLELMLCSMLTILPDYLYRRYVQDKRIGREITLYSMWYELRWGITACLVLTISLITMIFYFHPATKSVTAIFRTVTILPETIGRVDEVYVGINQKVEAGAPLFRLDDSAQKAALDVAHKQIAEVEAETRVAESELASADGVIRQAEGALQVSIDELQMKTQLLKNDAVARREVDRLTNTVESQRGMVSAAYANKETLQTKLKVLLPAKKASAEAALAAAQVELDKTVVKAGVSGTVQQFTLRKGDVLNTMLRPAGILVPEAAGRGTLIAGFGQIEAQVMKPGMVAEATCVGKPFTIIPLVVTEVQDVIAAGQLRPTDQLVDVTQLAQPGTLTVFLQPLFPGGLDGVPPGGSCIANAYTSNHDALADPNIGTFKSIGLHVIDTVGVVHAMILRMQAMLLPVQTLVLTGH, translated from the coding sequence ATGCTCGAACTGATGCTCTGCTCGATGTTGACCATCCTCCCTGATTATCTCTACCGGCGCTATGTCCAGGACAAGCGCATCGGCCGCGAGATCACGCTTTACAGCATGTGGTACGAACTGCGCTGGGGCATTACCGCCTGCCTCGTACTGACCATCTCGCTGATCACGATGATCTTCTACTTCCACCCCGCGACGAAGAGCGTCACCGCCATCTTCCGCACCGTCACCATCCTACCGGAAACCATTGGCCGGGTCGACGAAGTCTATGTCGGCATCAACCAGAAGGTTGAGGCCGGCGCGCCGCTCTTCCGGCTCGACGATTCCGCCCAGAAGGCGGCCCTCGATGTGGCGCATAAGCAGATTGCCGAGGTCGAGGCTGAGACCAGGGTGGCCGAGAGCGAGCTTGCCAGCGCCGACGGCGTGATCCGGCAGGCCGAAGGCGCGCTGCAGGTCTCGATCGACGAATTGCAGATGAAGACCCAGCTTTTGAAGAACGATGCGGTTGCCCGCCGCGAGGTGGACCGGCTCACCAATACCGTCGAAAGCCAGCGCGGCATGGTCAGCGCCGCCTATGCCAACAAGGAGACGCTGCAGACCAAGCTCAAGGTGCTCCTTCCCGCGAAGAAGGCCAGTGCCGAGGCCGCCCTCGCCGCTGCACAGGTGGAATTGGACAAAACGGTCGTCAAGGCCGGCGTCTCCGGCACCGTCCAGCAGTTCACGCTGCGCAAGGGCGATGTGCTGAACACCATGCTGCGCCCGGCCGGCATCCTGGTGCCTGAAGCGGCCGGCCGAGGCACGCTGATTGCCGGCTTCGGACAGATCGAGGCGCAGGTCATGAAGCCCGGCATGGTGGCCGAAGCCACCTGCGTCGGCAAACCCTTCACCATCATCCCGCTGGTGGTGACAGAGGTGCAGGACGTGATCGCCGCCGGCCAGCTGCGTCCGACCGACCAGCTCGTCGACGTTACGCAACTGGCACAGCCCGGCACACTGACCGTCTTCCTGCAGCCCCTCTTCCCCGGCGGCCTGGACGGCGTGCCCCCCGGCGGCAGCTGCATCGCCAATGCCTATACCAGCAACCACGATGCGCTCGCCGACCCCAATATCGGCACTTTCAAATCGATCGGCCTGCATGTCATCGATACGGTCGGCGTGGTGCACGCCATGATCCTGCGCATGCAGGCGATGCTGCTGCCGGTGCAGACGCTGGTGCTGACGGGGCATTGA